The following proteins come from a genomic window of Natronosalvus vescus:
- a CDS encoding metallophosphoesterase, whose translation MLAIFADTHSQAGHHLEGASLTAAREADAVIHAGDFTSKRALAAFQELCPVFYPVHGNADSATVTDRLPPVRIVEYDGLRIAVTHRRSGGDVGLAMFGRSRDADIVVSGHTHRPSVTETDDVTLVNPGSHAQPRGNRPGFATLERVDAHTFTGTLSEPDGTSIDSFSVVVDR comes from the coding sequence ATGCTTGCGATCTTTGCTGATACCCACAGCCAGGCCGGTCACCACCTCGAGGGGGCCTCGCTCACGGCTGCTCGCGAGGCGGATGCCGTGATTCACGCCGGTGACTTCACGAGCAAGCGCGCACTCGCGGCGTTTCAAGAGCTGTGTCCCGTCTTCTATCCCGTTCACGGAAACGCCGACAGCGCCACCGTCACGGATCGGTTACCACCGGTACGGATCGTCGAGTACGACGGATTGCGAATCGCCGTCACCCACCGTCGGTCGGGTGGCGACGTCGGCCTGGCGATGTTCGGGCGTTCGCGCGACGCCGACATCGTCGTCTCGGGGCACACCCACCGGCCGTCAGTTACCGAAACCGACGACGTGACGCTGGTAAACCCGGGCAGTCACGCCCAGCCACGTGGGAATCGCCCCGGGTTCGCGACGCTCGAGCGGGTCGATGCGCACACGTTTACCGGGACGCTATCCGAACCCGACGGGACGTCGATCGACTCGTTTTCAGTCGTCGTCGACCGGTAA
- a CDS encoding metal-dependent hydrolase, with protein MWPLGHAAIAYLLYTFWMRSRTNQPPTAIPVAFLLLGSQFPDLVDKPLAWYLGVLPTGRTLAHSLLVLVPLCLLVAAFTARYDRPEYGTAFGLGALSHVLVDALPVLWGGTEPNHLLWPLLSVEPYESGAPSIIDLFVSSLGEPFFLAEFVLAALAFVAWRHDGYPGLELVADVLSWPARESDRSSR; from the coding sequence ATGTGGCCCCTTGGACACGCTGCAATCGCCTATCTTCTGTATACGTTCTGGATGCGATCACGAACGAATCAGCCGCCGACGGCAATCCCCGTCGCGTTCTTGCTCCTCGGGAGTCAGTTTCCCGACCTGGTCGACAAACCGCTCGCGTGGTACCTCGGCGTGTTGCCCACGGGGCGAACGCTGGCGCACTCGTTGCTGGTGCTGGTTCCGCTCTGTTTGCTCGTGGCCGCGTTCACCGCCCGATATGACCGTCCCGAGTACGGCACGGCGTTCGGACTCGGTGCGCTGTCACACGTGCTCGTCGATGCCCTGCCGGTGCTGTGGGGCGGCACCGAGCCGAATCACCTCCTGTGGCCCCTGCTGTCCGTCGAGCCGTACGAGAGCGGTGCGCCGAGCATTATCGACCTCTTCGTGAGTTCGCTGGGAGAGCCCTTCTTCCTCGCTGAGTTCGTGCTCGCGGCACTCGCGTTCGTCGCCTGGCGACACGACGGCTATCCGGGGCTCGAGCTCGTTGCCGACGTCCTCTCGTGGCCTGCACGCGAGAGCGACCGCTCATCACGGTAG